A stretch of the Amycolatopsis sp. BJA-103 genome encodes the following:
- a CDS encoding indolepyruvate ferredoxin oxidoreductase family protein, whose protein sequence is MEQFTLEDRYLREDGTVYLSGVQALVRMLFDRVRHDRAAGASPAVFVSGYEGSPLAGYDLELGRRSVLLDKHDVVHRPGLNEEIAATAVMGSQLTASIGSSRGGVTGFWYGKAPGLDRATDALRHANLAGTDPAGGAVALVGDDPNAKSSSVPCASELALADLAMPVFYPSDSQDVLDFGLHAVELSRASGLWSSMKLVANVADAASTAHVRPQWTAPELALPAYRHKPSSRLLGTTLMALERSLYTERLPLAVEYVRASGINRIVQEGPADRVGIVTAGKSYLDLMQALRLLGLDADTLSRHGIRILKLGVIHPLEPSIVRRFADGLTEIVVVEEKRSFVESAIKEVLYGTAGAPAVYGKTGPDGRTLCTELGELDPDAVARVLAGRLTEHHEIPSVTAWRGRRRRERISVPLLTRTPYFCSGCPHNSSTKVPEGTVVGGGIGCHAMALFMEPEQVGDVVGLTQMGGEGAQWLGMEPFVEASHFVQNIGDGTFTHSGSLAVRAAVAAGVNITYKILYNATVAMTGGQDAVGGLPVERLASLLLVEGVAKVVVTSDEPKRFRGVRLPDGVEVRSRDELLSTQEELAAVPGVTVLIHDQECAAEKRRKRRRGKLATPAAKVVINERVCEGCGDCGEKSNCLSVQPVSTEFGRKTAIHQSSCNVDYSCLEGDCPSFMTVVPTGKKHRRQAGEITAADLPDPETGSPDFSVRITGVGGTGVVTVAQILATAAVIEGKQVRTLDQTGLAQKGGAVVSDLKITAEPTPQAPKLAAGECDLYLACDVLVGADPAHLTVADPGRTTAVVSTTEVPTGRMVVDTTVSFPDAAAVRGAIAESAARTVVLDARALAETLFDDDQFANILQLGAAHQTGAIPLSAASLERAIELNGVAVAGNLQAFRRGRQLVADPDGLHAAVAPPAVAATPTPSEAALRARALVHAEPGSELARLLDIRVPELVQYQDARYARAYAEFVERVRVLEGDSTTVTEAVARNLHKLMAYKDEYEVARLSLDPAVLAGIEAEFGVGSRYAYRLHPPVLRALGMKRKIALGAGFRPLFVALRAGRKLRGTRWDLFGRAHVRKVERELVTQYRETILTAFGTEGADRGRLLALAELPDLVRGYEDVKLANVEAYQREQAAILADLVPADKLGVSG, encoded by the coding sequence GTGGAGCAGTTCACGTTGGAGGACCGGTATCTGCGGGAAGACGGCACCGTCTACCTCAGCGGGGTCCAGGCCCTGGTCAGGATGCTGTTCGACCGGGTGCGGCACGATCGCGCCGCCGGGGCGTCGCCCGCGGTGTTCGTCTCCGGCTACGAGGGGTCCCCGCTGGCCGGGTACGACCTCGAGCTCGGCCGCCGGTCGGTCCTGCTCGACAAGCACGACGTCGTGCACCGTCCGGGCCTGAACGAGGAAATCGCCGCGACGGCGGTCATGGGCAGTCAGCTCACCGCCTCGATCGGCTCTTCGCGCGGCGGGGTCACCGGGTTCTGGTACGGCAAGGCGCCCGGCCTGGACCGGGCGACGGACGCCCTGCGGCACGCCAACCTCGCGGGTACCGACCCGGCGGGCGGCGCGGTGGCGCTGGTCGGCGACGATCCGAACGCCAAGTCCTCCTCGGTGCCCTGCGCCTCCGAGCTCGCGCTGGCCGATCTGGCCATGCCGGTGTTCTACCCGTCCGACTCCCAGGACGTGCTGGACTTCGGGCTCCACGCCGTCGAGCTGTCCCGGGCGAGCGGGCTGTGGTCGTCGATGAAACTCGTGGCGAACGTGGCCGACGCCGCGAGCACCGCCCACGTCCGGCCACAGTGGACGGCTCCGGAGCTGGCGCTGCCCGCGTACCGGCACAAGCCCAGTTCCCGCCTGCTCGGCACCACGCTGATGGCGCTCGAACGCAGCCTCTACACCGAACGCCTGCCGCTGGCCGTCGAATACGTGCGGGCGAGCGGGATCAACCGGATCGTCCAGGAAGGACCCGCGGACCGCGTCGGCATCGTCACCGCCGGAAAGTCCTATTTGGACTTGATGCAGGCACTACGGCTGCTCGGCCTGGACGCCGACACGTTGTCTCGGCACGGGATCCGGATCCTCAAGCTCGGTGTCATCCATCCGCTCGAACCGTCGATCGTCCGCCGGTTCGCCGACGGCCTGACCGAGATCGTCGTGGTGGAGGAGAAGCGGTCCTTCGTCGAATCGGCGATCAAGGAGGTGCTCTACGGCACCGCCGGCGCGCCCGCCGTGTACGGCAAGACCGGCCCGGACGGCCGCACCCTGTGCACCGAACTCGGCGAACTCGATCCGGACGCGGTCGCCAGGGTCCTGGCCGGGCGCCTGACCGAGCATCACGAGATCCCGTCGGTGACCGCGTGGCGGGGGCGACGGCGCCGTGAGCGCATCTCGGTGCCGCTGCTGACCAGGACGCCGTACTTCTGTTCCGGCTGCCCGCACAACTCGTCGACGAAGGTGCCCGAAGGCACCGTGGTCGGTGGCGGCATCGGCTGTCACGCGATGGCGCTGTTCATGGAGCCGGAACAGGTCGGGGACGTCGTCGGCCTGACGCAGATGGGCGGCGAGGGCGCGCAGTGGCTCGGGATGGAGCCGTTCGTCGAGGCCTCGCATTTCGTGCAGAACATCGGCGACGGCACGTTCACCCATTCCGGCAGCCTCGCGGTGCGGGCCGCGGTGGCCGCCGGGGTGAACATCACCTACAAGATCCTCTACAACGCGACCGTCGCGATGACCGGCGGACAGGACGCCGTCGGCGGGCTCCCGGTGGAACGGCTGGCGTCGCTGCTCCTGGTCGAAGGTGTCGCCAAGGTGGTCGTCACCAGTGACGAGCCGAAGCGGTTCCGCGGCGTCCGCCTGCCCGACGGCGTGGAGGTCCGCTCCCGCGACGAACTGCTGAGCACGCAAGAGGAACTGGCCGCGGTGCCCGGGGTGACGGTGCTCATCCACGACCAGGAATGCGCCGCGGAGAAGCGCCGCAAACGCCGTCGCGGCAAGCTGGCCACCCCGGCCGCCAAGGTCGTGATCAACGAGCGGGTCTGCGAGGGATGCGGCGACTGCGGCGAGAAGTCGAACTGTCTGTCGGTGCAGCCCGTCAGCACCGAGTTCGGCCGCAAGACCGCGATCCACCAGTCTTCGTGCAATGTGGACTATTCATGCCTGGAAGGGGACTGCCCCTCGTTCATGACGGTGGTGCCCACCGGGAAGAAGCATCGTCGGCAGGCCGGGGAGATCACCGCGGCGGATCTGCCGGATCCCGAGACCGGGAGCCCCGACTTCTCCGTGCGGATCACCGGGGTCGGCGGGACCGGCGTGGTCACCGTCGCGCAGATCCTTGCCACCGCAGCGGTGATCGAGGGCAAGCAGGTCCGGACGCTGGACCAGACCGGGCTCGCGCAGAAGGGCGGCGCCGTCGTCTCGGATCTGAAGATCACCGCCGAGCCGACACCGCAGGCCCCGAAACTCGCGGCCGGGGAATGCGATCTCTACCTGGCCTGCGATGTTCTCGTCGGTGCCGACCCGGCACATCTGACGGTGGCGGACCCCGGCCGGACCACCGCCGTCGTCTCCACGACCGAGGTGCCGACCGGCCGGATGGTCGTCGACACCACCGTCTCCTTCCCGGACGCGGCGGCCGTGCGGGGCGCGATCGCGGAGAGCGCGGCGCGAACCGTGGTGCTCGACGCCAGGGCACTGGCTGAGACCCTGTTCGACGACGACCAATTCGCCAACATCCTCCAGCTCGGTGCGGCCCACCAGACCGGCGCCATCCCGCTGTCCGCGGCCAGCCTGGAACGCGCGATCGAACTCAACGGGGTCGCCGTCGCGGGCAACCTCCAGGCGTTCCGTCGCGGCAGGCAGCTCGTCGCGGATCCCGACGGCCTGCACGCGGCTGTCGCTCCTCCCGCCGTCGCCGCGACCCCGACGCCGTCCGAGGCCGCTCTCCGCGCCCGCGCGCTCGTGCACGCCGAGCCGGGTTCGGAACTTGCGCGCCTGCTGGACATCCGCGTCCCCGAACTCGTTCAGTACCAGGACGCCCGCTATGCCCGGGCGTACGCCGAGTTCGTCGAGCGGGTCCGGGTGCTGGAGGGGGACTCCACCACCGTCACCGAAGCGGTGGCGCGCAATCTGCACAAACTGATGGCCTACAAGGACGAGTACGAGGTCGCGCGGCTTTCGCTCGATCCCGCCGTGCTCGCGGGGATCGAGGCGGAATTCGGGGTGGGCAGCCGCTACGCCTACCGCCTGCACCCGCCCGTGCTCCGTGCGCTCGGGATGAAGCGGAAGATCGCGCTGGGCGCGGGTTTCCGTCCGTTGTTCGTCGCGCTGCGCGCCGGCCGGAAACTGCGCGGCACCCGGTGGGACCTGTTCGGCAGGGCACACGTCCGGAAGGTGGAGCGGGAGCTCGTCACGCAGTACCGGGAAACGATCCTCACCGCGTTCGGCACCGAGGGCGCCGATCGCGGCAGGCTCCTGGCCCTGGCCGAGTTGCCCGACCTGGTTCGCGGTTACGAGGACGTCAAACTGGCGAACGTCGAGGCCTACCAACGGGAACAGGCCGCGATTCTCGCCGATCTCGTCCCGGCGGACAAACTCGGCGTGAGCGGGTGA
- the yidC gene encoding membrane protein insertase YidC, with protein MFDVFLYPVSAILWFWHKVFGAVSSPDSGVAWVLSIVFLVFTLRLVLVKPALGALRAGRRTQALAPQMRKIKEKYGKDRQRMAKEIQKLHADNGSSPLGGCLPALIQVPVFLSLYWVLRDFTPGAASNHVFDRAGVESFLNADLFGAKLGNWLSQPAAELAAFGTDHVHMIAVGVPLMLIASLATFFSMRSGLTRQTATAPEAAGIVKTMMYLAPLGMLVSGAFFPVPIGVLLYFLATNVWTLGQQHFLTKVVDREEEARSSR; from the coding sequence ATGTTCGATGTCTTCCTGTACCCCGTTTCCGCCATTCTCTGGTTCTGGCACAAGGTTTTCGGCGCCGTTTCGAGTCCCGACTCGGGCGTCGCCTGGGTGCTGTCCATCGTGTTCCTCGTCTTCACCCTGCGTCTCGTGCTGGTCAAACCGGCACTCGGCGCGCTGCGCGCCGGTCGTCGCACGCAGGCTTTGGCCCCGCAGATGCGGAAGATCAAGGAGAAGTACGGCAAGGATCGCCAGCGGATGGCGAAGGAGATCCAAAAACTGCACGCCGACAACGGGTCCAGCCCGCTGGGCGGCTGCCTCCCGGCACTGATCCAGGTTCCGGTGTTCCTGTCGCTGTACTGGGTCCTGCGCGATTTCACCCCGGGTGCCGCGTCGAACCACGTCTTCGACCGCGCCGGGGTGGAGTCCTTCCTGAACGCGGATCTGTTCGGCGCGAAGCTCGGCAACTGGCTTTCGCAGCCGGCGGCGGAGCTGGCCGCGTTCGGCACGGACCACGTCCACATGATCGCGGTCGGCGTACCGCTGATGCTGATCGCGAGCCTGGCCACGTTCTTCTCGATGCGCTCGGGCCTCACCAGGCAGACCGCGACCGCCCCGGAGGCCGCGGGGATCGTCAAGACGATGATGTACCTGGCCCCGCTCGGGATGCTGGTCTCGGGCGCGTTCTTCCCGGTGCCGATCGGGGTGCTGCTGTACTTCCTGGCCACCAACGTGTGGACGCTGGGGCAGCAGCATTTCCTCACCAAGGTCGTCGACAGGGAAGAGGAGGCACGTTCTAGCCGCTGA
- a CDS encoding Lrp/AsnC family transcriptional regulator: MADQLIDETDREILELLREDARRTLGDIGARVTLSTAAVKRRIDRMQENGVIVGYTVQIDHAKLGWGIEAFTELRFTGTTKVGEIVRTTTRMPEAQAVFTIAGDPDALVWLRVRDMGHLQHTIDEIRRHHQVTGTKTLMVLDSWTRGQQWPDAGDA, encoded by the coding sequence ATGGCGGACCAGCTCATCGACGAGACCGATCGCGAAATCCTCGAACTGCTCCGGGAAGACGCCCGGCGCACCCTCGGCGACATCGGGGCCCGCGTCACGTTGTCCACCGCCGCGGTCAAACGCCGCATCGACCGCATGCAGGAAAACGGTGTCATCGTCGGCTACACCGTCCAGATCGACCACGCCAAACTCGGCTGGGGCATCGAGGCGTTCACCGAGCTGCGGTTCACCGGGACCACCAAGGTCGGCGAGATCGTCCGGACGACCACCCGGATGCCGGAAGCCCAGGCGGTGTTCACCATCGCGGGCGATCCCGACGCGCTCGTCTGGCTGCGGGTCCGGGACATGGGCCACCTGCAGCACACCATCGACGAGATCCGGCGGCATCACCAGGTGACGGGGACGAAGACCCTGATGGTGCTGGACTCCTGGACCCGCGGGCAGCAGTGGCCCGACGCGGGCGACGCCTGA
- a CDS encoding helix-turn-helix transcriptional regulator, with amino-acid sequence MTAPRERMLRLLSLLQSGRQWPAAELATAMEVPPRTLRRDIDHLRTLGYPVESTRGPGGNYRLVAGAALPPLMLEHDEAIATVLGLRLAAAGGTGIDLTAESADRAAAKLRRVLPAALRRRTDAMLAAVEFGSGDQPMVTPDVLNVLAAAIAARRCLEFAYTGKDGPSSRTVEPMRLVQLGRRWYLYAWDLGRRDWRSFRLDRITAPETTEVAFEPRALPVDDVAGHLQERFHSPKSLRITLTLRVGASEAAARLHRIDGSFEALGDDSCRYVAYVDSFEWLAVVLTLTDIDFTVEEPAEFGEYLARTGQRLLRGSGS; translated from the coding sequence GTGACGGCACCACGAGAACGGATGCTGCGGCTGCTGTCGCTCCTGCAGTCCGGCCGCCAGTGGCCCGCCGCCGAACTCGCGACGGCCATGGAAGTCCCGCCCCGCACCCTCCGCCGCGACATCGACCACCTGCGGACCTTGGGCTATCCCGTGGAGAGCACCCGTGGCCCAGGAGGCAATTACCGCCTCGTCGCGGGCGCCGCGCTGCCGCCGCTCATGCTGGAACACGACGAGGCGATCGCCACCGTGCTCGGGCTGCGGCTCGCCGCGGCGGGCGGGACCGGCATCGACCTCACCGCCGAATCGGCGGACCGCGCCGCCGCGAAACTCCGGCGCGTCCTCCCGGCGGCCCTGCGGCGGCGCACCGACGCGATGCTCGCCGCGGTCGAGTTCGGGAGCGGTGACCAGCCGATGGTCACACCCGACGTCCTGAACGTCCTCGCCGCGGCGATCGCGGCTCGCCGGTGCCTCGAGTTCGCGTACACCGGGAAGGACGGCCCCTCGTCCCGGACGGTCGAGCCGATGCGTCTCGTCCAGCTCGGCAGGCGGTGGTACCTCTACGCCTGGGACCTCGGCCGGCGGGATTGGCGGAGCTTCCGGCTCGACCGGATCACCGCGCCGGAGACGACCGAGGTGGCGTTCGAGCCCCGCGCCCTCCCTGTCGACGACGTCGCGGGTCATCTCCAAGAACGCTTCCACAGCCCGAAATCACTCCGGATCACGCTGACCCTGCGGGTCGGCGCGAGCGAGGCCGCGGCCCGCCTGCACCGGATCGACGGGAGTTTCGAAGCCCTCGGCGACGACAGCTGCCGGTACGTCGCGTACGTCGATTCCTTCGAGTGGCTGGCCGTCGTCCTGACCCTCACCGACATCGACTTCACGGTGGAGGAGCCGGCGGAGTTCGGCGAGTACCTCGCGAGGACCGGGCAACGCCTGCTGCGGGGGAGCGGCTCGTGA
- a CDS encoding GOLPH3/VPS74 family protein yields MSQSLPQRMYLLGYDSEKNRLDPVSALVRGALLRAAAVAELIIGGLLTDRDGKAERTAAAGLTPIDPFLAEVLEDAPGEKPRRWFTVVDREWHKAEDTVRDQLAASGVLFVEKRRAMGIFTVRDITLMDPQRTQELRERVRNVVLSGQDPATVAIEDAVLAMLSAEGDVYTVFGPKEKRANKSAVKALAEHVDTVLPGLRKAAQYSIAARRAAVSG; encoded by the coding sequence ATGAGCCAGTCACTGCCACAGCGGATGTACCTGCTCGGCTACGACAGCGAAAAGAACAGGCTCGACCCCGTCAGCGCCCTGGTGCGGGGCGCGCTCCTGCGCGCGGCCGCGGTGGCCGAGCTGATCATCGGCGGTCTCCTCACCGATCGTGACGGAAAGGCCGAGCGCACGGCCGCGGCCGGTCTCACCCCGATAGACCCCTTCCTGGCCGAGGTGCTCGAGGACGCTCCCGGCGAGAAGCCGCGCCGGTGGTTCACCGTCGTCGACCGCGAATGGCACAAGGCGGAGGACACCGTCCGCGACCAGCTCGCCGCGTCCGGCGTGCTCTTCGTCGAGAAGCGCCGGGCGATGGGCATCTTCACGGTTCGCGACATCACCTTGATGGACCCGCAGCGAACGCAAGAGCTCCGCGAGCGGGTCCGGAACGTGGTGCTGAGCGGCCAGGACCCCGCCACCGTCGCGATCGAAGACGCGGTCCTGGCCATGCTGTCCGCCGAGGGCGACGTCTACACGGTCTTCGGCCCCAAGGAGAAACGCGCGAACAAGAGCGCGGTCAAGGCGCTCGCCGAGCACGTCGACACCGTCCTCCCCGGGCTGAGGAAGGCCGCGCAGTACTCGATCGCCGCACGCCGGGCGGCCGTCAGCGGCTAG
- a CDS encoding ATP-binding cassette domain-containing protein: MAKVRADRGRWITVEGARTHNLREVSVRVPKHRLTVFTGVSGSGKSSLAFDTIAAEAERLVTGTYPTFVRNRLPQHPPPDVDRIDGLIFTTIVDQRRFTGNARSTVGTASDIASLLRLLFSRLGEPGAGFSPAYSFNDPSGMCPRCEGLGMVDDIDLDRLLDRSRSLREGAVRFPTFAPGTYRWKRLVHSGLVDPDVPLGRLPSAKVETLLHAEGLSLDDPGSEYPKHGVFDGIVPRLRDSYLRKTPSRLTAEEQEGLAGVVTRGVCPDCAGTRLAKGARESLIDGRSIADWSAMPVGDLRDVVAAVRDPSVAPLRQAIRERLDALDSVGLGYLSLSRESRTLSGGEAQRVKIVRHLGSALSDVCYVFDEPSTGLHPHDVHRLLELLAKLRDAHNTILVVEHHPAVIAAADHVIELGPTGGAGGGRVQFEGTPRELTTTETETGRVLRAPLRFRKRPRAAQGTVTISRARSHNLRDVTVDVPLGVLTVVSGVAGSGKSTLIAGELPRQHPGFVVVDQAPLRGGIRSTPATVLGVAEPVRDAFGKATGKHPSWFSANGRGACLVCKGKGVIITDLAFLDDVQTGCDACGGTRFNPEALGARLHDRTIADVLAMNPAEAAALFGERSPIAERLRWLDRVGLGYLTIGQSLDTLSGGERQRLLLARHLADAGPADDLRLILDEPTAGLHGSDVDRLLVLCDELVDDGATLVLIEHDQRVIAHADHVIDIGPGAGFDGGSVVFEGTPSALAEDTASLTGRHLRKH; this comes from the coding sequence ATGGCGAAAGTACGAGCTGACCGCGGCCGCTGGATCACGGTGGAGGGAGCCCGGACGCACAACCTCCGCGAGGTGTCGGTGCGGGTCCCGAAGCACCGGCTGACGGTGTTCACCGGCGTATCGGGTTCCGGGAAGTCGTCGCTGGCGTTCGACACGATCGCGGCCGAAGCCGAGCGCCTGGTCACCGGGACCTATCCCACCTTCGTCCGGAACCGCCTCCCGCAGCATCCGCCGCCGGACGTCGACCGGATCGACGGGCTGATCTTCACCACGATCGTGGATCAGCGGCGGTTCACCGGGAACGCGCGGTCCACGGTCGGCACGGCGAGCGACATCGCGTCGCTGCTGCGCCTGCTGTTCTCACGCCTCGGTGAGCCGGGAGCCGGGTTCTCGCCCGCCTATTCGTTCAACGATCCCAGCGGGATGTGCCCGCGCTGCGAAGGGCTCGGCATGGTCGACGACATCGACCTCGACCGGCTGCTCGACCGCTCGCGGAGCCTGCGCGAAGGCGCCGTGCGCTTCCCGACGTTCGCCCCAGGGACCTACCGGTGGAAACGGCTCGTCCATTCCGGACTGGTCGACCCGGATGTCCCGCTGGGACGGTTGCCGTCGGCGAAGGTCGAAACCCTGCTGCACGCCGAAGGGCTTTCCCTCGACGACCCCGGCTCCGAGTATCCCAAGCACGGCGTCTTCGACGGCATCGTCCCGCGGCTCCGGGACTCGTACCTGCGCAAGACGCCGTCACGCCTCACCGCGGAAGAACAGGAAGGGCTCGCCGGGGTCGTCACCCGCGGCGTCTGCCCGGACTGCGCCGGGACCCGTCTCGCCAAGGGAGCGCGCGAGAGCCTGATCGACGGGCGGTCCATCGCGGACTGGTCGGCGATGCCGGTCGGCGATCTGCGCGACGTCGTCGCGGCCGTACGCGATCCGTCGGTGGCGCCGCTGCGGCAGGCGATCCGGGAACGCCTCGACGCGCTGGATTCCGTCGGGCTCGGCTATCTCAGCCTGTCACGGGAATCGAGGACGCTGTCCGGCGGCGAAGCGCAGCGCGTCAAGATCGTCCGCCATCTCGGCAGCGCGCTCAGCGACGTCTGCTACGTGTTCGACGAGCCCAGCACCGGGCTTCACCCCCATGACGTGCACCGGCTCCTCGAACTGCTGGCCAAACTCCGCGACGCGCACAACACGATCCTCGTCGTCGAACACCATCCCGCGGTCATCGCGGCCGCCGACCACGTCATCGAGCTCGGACCCACCGGCGGTGCCGGCGGCGGGCGCGTCCAGTTCGAAGGCACTCCCCGCGAACTCACGACGACCGAGACCGAAACCGGCCGGGTTCTCCGTGCCCCGCTCCGCTTCCGGAAGCGGCCCCGCGCCGCCCAGGGGACCGTGACGATCTCCCGCGCCCGCAGCCACAACCTGCGCGACGTCACCGTCGACGTGCCGCTCGGCGTCCTGACCGTCGTGTCGGGTGTCGCCGGTTCCGGCAAGAGCACCTTGATCGCGGGCGAACTCCCCCGCCAGCATCCCGGTTTCGTCGTCGTCGACCAGGCTCCGCTGCGCGGCGGCATCCGGTCCACCCCCGCCACGGTGCTCGGCGTCGCCGAACCCGTTCGTGACGCTTTCGGCAAGGCCACCGGGAAACATCCGTCGTGGTTCAGCGCCAACGGCCGCGGAGCCTGCCTCGTCTGCAAGGGGAAGGGTGTCATCATCACCGATCTGGCGTTCCTCGACGACGTCCAGACCGGCTGCGACGCCTGCGGTGGCACCCGGTTCAACCCGGAAGCGCTCGGCGCGCGCCTGCACGACCGGACCATCGCCGACGTCCTGGCGATGAACCCCGCGGAGGCCGCCGCGCTGTTCGGCGAGCGGTCCCCCATCGCGGAACGGTTACGCTGGCTGGACCGGGTCGGACTCGGCTACCTGACGATCGGCCAGAGCCTCGACACCTTGTCCGGCGGCGAAAGGCAACGGCTCCTCCTCGCCCGCCACCTCGCCGACGCGGGTCCCGCGGACGACCTGCGCCTGATCCTCGACGAGCCCACCGCCGGGCTGCACGGCAGCGACGTCGACCGGTTGCTCGTCCTCTGCGACGAACTCGTCGACGACGGCGCGACGCTCGTCTTGATCGAGCACGACCAACGGGTGATCGCGCACGCCGACCACGTCATCGACATCGGGCCCGGCGCGGGTTTCGACGGCGGGTCGGTCGTGTTCGAGGGCACGCCGTCGGCACTGGCCGAGGACACCGCGTCGCTCACGGGCCGTCACCTGCGGAAACACTGA
- a CDS encoding RNA polymerase sigma factor, producing MNTPSGALDFDHLATLLKSAQSGDREALNGLIETLTPLLWHVARAQGIDRDGASDVVQTSWLNLLGSLHEIHSPAGLTGWLITVTKRETWRARTRYQAERPPADGLFESVPAPGPRPDDEAVAADQRRRLWAAVNKLPERCRTLLRIVAFVHRPDYEEISSALGIKRGSVGPTRSRCLTRLKQILTTAHGEEWR from the coding sequence ATGAACACGCCATCGGGCGCCCTCGACTTCGACCATCTCGCGACGCTGCTCAAGTCCGCCCAGAGTGGTGACAGGGAAGCCCTGAACGGGCTGATCGAGACCCTGACCCCCTTGCTGTGGCATGTCGCGAGAGCGCAGGGGATCGACAGGGACGGCGCGTCCGACGTCGTCCAGACGTCATGGCTGAATCTTCTCGGCTCCCTCCACGAGATCCACAGTCCCGCCGGCCTCACCGGCTGGCTGATCACGGTGACCAAACGGGAGACCTGGCGGGCGCGGACCCGCTACCAAGCCGAGCGCCCGCCCGCCGACGGTCTTTTCGAGTCGGTGCCCGCGCCCGGTCCGCGTCCGGACGACGAGGCGGTCGCCGCCGATCAGCGGCGGAGGTTGTGGGCGGCGGTGAACAAGTTGCCCGAACGGTGCCGGACCCTGCTGCGCATCGTCGCCTTCGTGCACCGACCGGATTACGAGGAGATCAGTTCGGCGCTCGGGATCAAACGAGGCAGCGTCGGACCCACACGAAGCCGTTGCCTGACCCGGCTCAAGCAGATCTTGACCACCGCCCACGGCGAGGAGTGGAGATGA
- a CDS encoding S8 family peptidase produces MAVRFVSPDPDAYPESGAVEEAYLPSCPAELLERHGARVLRPADAMVVAGWPSERSSRFLPTVYRANALLMPAEAWNDGPTRSGIEGVLRDMGLQALTSGSDLRPAGAPVSLALALLPDASARTIDAWEVLQRMREASSRERAGLDPAVVRRFSLDHLMFTGVGLTGVPWDVTGLGERVNGGRAGGRSRIPVSLPGPAPSRPALARRPTVLVPDSGTGPHPWLDVYDPSQGGQSGDEFIVVAPDIQAAILENEKLLASTAPVELLVGHRDGPMTTDPLIGEVAADAGHGTFIAGVVRQAAPRAKVLAVRIVHTDGVAYLSDTLLMLHKALDRVRAAQKRNGDPDLMIDVISFSIGYFEEWPSAAKYTSQLAEVVGKLTEHGVVVVAAAGNNATTREFFPAALSTRLSGKGPRVVGVGALNPDGSKALFSNEGAYVSCWADGVCVVSTHPTDIDGSETPDHHVPALGRKGFDPDCFSSGFAIWDGTSFAAPQAASAVLNALIEVAETERTPLTDCTRSATRKRAEAALDLLR; encoded by the coding sequence ATGGCGGTCAGGTTCGTCTCGCCCGACCCGGACGCGTACCCCGAATCAGGCGCCGTCGAGGAGGCCTATCTACCGTCTTGTCCCGCTGAACTGCTGGAACGCCATGGCGCGCGGGTGCTGCGACCCGCGGACGCGATGGTCGTCGCCGGATGGCCGTCGGAGCGGTCGAGCAGGTTCCTGCCGACCGTCTACCGCGCGAACGCCCTCCTGATGCCGGCGGAGGCGTGGAACGACGGTCCCACCCGCTCCGGTATCGAGGGCGTTCTGCGGGACATGGGATTGCAGGCCCTCACGTCAGGCAGTGACCTCCGCCCGGCGGGCGCGCCGGTCTCGCTCGCGTTGGCGCTCCTTCCCGACGCGAGCGCGCGGACCATCGACGCGTGGGAAGTGCTGCAGCGCATGCGCGAGGCCTCCAGTCGCGAGAGGGCGGGGCTCGATCCGGCTGTCGTGCGCAGGTTTTCCTTGGACCACCTCATGTTCACCGGCGTGGGCCTGACCGGTGTGCCCTGGGATGTCACCGGACTGGGCGAGCGCGTCAACGGTGGCCGGGCAGGCGGCCGGTCCCGGATCCCCGTCTCCCTGCCCGGCCCCGCGCCGTCGCGACCCGCACTGGCCCGGCGCCCGACGGTGCTGGTTCCCGATTCCGGCACCGGGCCCCATCCCTGGCTCGACGTGTACGACCCGTCGCAAGGGGGTCAGTCCGGCGATGAGTTCATCGTCGTCGCACCGGACATCCAGGCGGCGATTCTCGAAAACGAAAAACTGCTGGCGTCGACGGCTCCGGTGGAATTGCTGGTGGGCCATCGCGACGGGCCGATGACGACGGACCCGCTGATCGGCGAGGTCGCCGCGGACGCGGGCCACGGCACCTTCATCGCGGGTGTCGTCCGGCAGGCGGCGCCTCGCGCGAAGGTCCTCGCGGTCAGGATCGTGCACACCGATGGCGTCGCTTATCTTTCGGACACCTTGCTCATGCTGCACAAGGCCCTGGACCGGGTTCGCGCCGCGCAGAAGAGGAACGGCGATCCCGACCTGATGATCGACGTCATTTCGTTTTCCATCGGGTATTTCGAGGAATGGCCGTCGGCCGCGAAGTACACCTCTCAGCTCGCCGAGGTCGTCGGCAAACTGACCGAGCACGGCGTGGTGGTCGTCGCCGCGGCGGGCAACAACGCGACGACACGCGAGTTCTTCCCCGCGGCCCTTTCGACCCGGCTGTCGGGCAAGGGGCCGCGGGTGGTCGGCGTCGGCGCGCTGAATCCCGACGGCAGCAAGGCGTTGTTCTCCAACGAAGGCGCCTACGTGTCCTGCTGGGCCGACGGCGTCTGCGTGGTGAGCACGCATCCGACCGACATCGACGGATCGGAAACTCCGGACCATCATGTACCCGCTCTGGGCCGGAAGGGATTCGACCCGGACTGTTTCTCGAGTGGATTCGCGATCTGGGACGGAACCTCCTTCGCCGCCCCGCAGGCGGCTTCGGCGGTGCTCAACGCGCTGATCGAAGTCGCGGAGACGGAGAGAACGCCGCTCACGGACTGCACGCGAAGCGCCACCCGGAAGCGGGCCGAAGCGGCATTGGACCTGCTCCGATGA